Proteins co-encoded in one Dreissena polymorpha isolate Duluth1 chromosome 12, UMN_Dpol_1.0, whole genome shotgun sequence genomic window:
- the LOC127852733 gene encoding uncharacterized protein LOC127852733 → MVPGDHDVDASKQARNKQIIDKHMGYMAVSRAPVLSPIEEGGTVRSVKEILTSSRASSVSSLNGEVNHNGESEIPPTIVEEDGNPDDAFPLPIKTEMTSLLTCVCACADHSKPHDSVTVEMDNEGTFQGRLLVDRSERPSIPESRSTSSERMIQRPVTPPKLCLSVPGAVKNNHHRSLPFTTVKQKLAPVKATPYSLGHR, encoded by the exons ATGGTACCCGGCGACCACGACGTGGACGCCTCGAAGCAGGCACGCAACAAACAGATCATTGATAAGCACATGGGCTACATGGCTGTTTCGAGGGCCCCTGTACTGTCCCCCATTGAGGAAGGCGGCACCGTCAGGAGCGTCAAG GAAATTCTGACTTCATCCAGAGCTTCGTCAGTGTCGTCCTTAAATGGAGAAGTCAATCATAATGGGGAATCGGAAATACCGCCAACCATCGTTGAGGAAGACGGAAATCCTGATGACGCTTTTCCGCTTCCGATAAAAACGGAAATGACTAGCCTCTTGACATGCGTATGCGCATGCGCAGACCACAGTAAACCACATGATTCTGTTACAGTAGAAATGGACAATGAAGG cACGTTCCAAGGTCGTCTTCTTGTAGACAGATCAGAACGTCCGAGCATACCCGAATCACGGTCGACCAGTTCTGAAAGAATGATACAAC gcccggtcacaccgccaAAACTTTGCTTGAGCGTTCCTGGAGCGGTGAAAAACAATCATCACCGCTCGCTACCGTTCACGACCGTTAAACAGAAGTTGGCCCCCGTTAAGGCAACGCCGTATTCGCTCGGTCACCGCTGA